One Halolamina litorea genomic window carries:
- a CDS encoding helix-turn-helix transcriptional regulator, with translation MSEREEWLLPIIELEGGKLDGRTRLQKLSFLLDRSLLDRDLKSPFEFKQYKYGPFDEDIYHVMDSLREEGLVKEEVEQTPYGDRHVYKLTEKGEKKASEKLNTLGFWEKRTLNRLVSRWGDTPTQSIVGYVYDEYPEYTPN, from the coding sequence ATGTCTGAAAGAGAAGAATGGCTCCTTCCCATCATCGAACTTGAGGGTGGGAAGCTTGACGGGAGGACCCGTCTGCAAAAACTCTCTTTCCTGCTAGATAGATCCCTATTGGATAGGGATCTGAAATCGCCGTTCGAATTTAAGCAGTACAAGTACGGCCCTTTCGATGAAGATATCTACCACGTGATGGACAGCCTGCGGGAAGAGGGCTTGGTCAAAGAGGAGGTTGAACAAACCCCCTACGGAGATAGGCACGTCTACAAGCTCACTGAAAAAGGGGAAAAGAAAGCGTCTGAGAAGCTCAATACGCTCGGATTCTGGGAGAAAAGGACGCTTAACCGGCTTGTTTCCAGATGGGGAGACACTCCCACGCAATCTATCGTGGGATACGTATACGACGAATACCCAGAATACACTCCGAACTAG